The region CAAAAAAGTAAGAATACGATTTTACTGCACTAATTGTTCCATAGTTTTTAAGTACACCATCTCTTCTAATAAATGAAGCTATATGGTACTTATTCAAGATACCTTTTTCTGTAAAATCATCAATTTTAATAAAATCTGGTGAAATACCTTTTGAGTTTTTGCCCCAGTTCTTTTTAGTACTTAGTTTTCTTCCATCTTGAACTCTACTAGAACAATCATTAAATGCTCCAAAATACTTTGGTATTAAATCTATTAGTTTTCCATCATCATATACAAAATCACAAAGTAGTGCAACTTCTGCTTCAACTTGTAATTTTTCTAAATTGTTATAGTTTATTTTATCTGTAGAGTAGGGTAAGTTTCCTAAATGAGATTCATCTTCTGGAATATAAAAAGGGAATAAACCTTTTGGCGCATTTTGTTCTTTTGTTTGAATAACTGAAAATTCGTCTGCTTCTCCCGCTTCACCAAGGTGTCCTGCAAAATTTCCTGCAACACCAAATCCTAAATAATCTTTTAATTCATCTGTTTTTATATTATATTTTTCCATTTTATTTGCCTTTAATTATAAATAATTTTGACAATAAGTTTTTTTAATTTTAGTGTGATTATTTATTTGAGTGAGAATTTGTTTGAAGTTTATTGTGTAGTTAAGCTCTATTGTCTATAAAAATCTACCGCGGTATAAACTCTTCTCACTGTAGTTGGCGACGAGCATAAATAGTGTGTTTTTCATCATTTTTCCTTTTACTTTTTTTCAAGAGAGAAGCATACTCCTCTCTTGCAAAAATAAAACTTAAGATTTTAAACTAAGAAAAAAATCTTTTTTCTGTTTCATCTAATAGTTTAGCCCCTGAGAATTTTCCTCTTTGAACTAACTCCCAAAAATATCTATATGTAGCTCTGTCATGTAACTCACCATCATATTGGATTGGTCCCCATTCTGCATCTTGAGCTGCAAGTAGGATATTTTGTGCAGCTTCTAATTCTGTAAAGTCTGGTTTCATTGCATCAACGATTGCTTGTACTTGTGTTGGGTAAATTGACCACATTCTCATAAATCCAAACTCATTTCTAGCTCTTTCCGCATCTTTATATGTTTGGTAAGGATTTTTTAAATCCAATGTAACATTATGACAAGGAATAACATGATTTTGGATTGCTGCTTGACAAACTTTTGCTTTAGCTGCTCCAATTAATCTGTGTTCAAACTGTCCTGGACTTCTCATATTAATCGCTGGAATTGCACCTTGGTAACCTGATACAAAGTCCATAAGACCAAAATCTAAAACTTGTAACCAAGGTAAAGTAGCAATTTTTTCTACATCTTGTAATGCTCCATGCGTTTCAATTAAGATATGAATTGGAATCTCTCTACTAATACCTGCTTTTTTAGCAACCTCTTGAATATATTCAATTTGAGTTTTTACATCTTCATAAGAAGTTGATTTAGGTAAAGTTATATATGCTAATTTTTCACCAGCACCTGGAACTAAAATATCAACATCTTGTTTCCAATCAGGATGTGAGAAATCGTGAATTCTAGTTCCAGCCATACCATATGGATTATCTTCAGAATTTACAACTCTTACAATCATTTCAGCATGTTCAACCTCTTTACCAGTTTCTGCTCCATCTTCGCAGTCACAAGTAATATCAAAAACAGGACCAAGCTTTCTTTGCATATCAAAACCTTTTTTGATAAGTTTTTCACTTCCTGCAAAGTGCTCACAAGTTGGTATAATTGGTAAACTTTTACCAGATTCAAATAGTGCTTCATTTGGGTGTGTCATAATATATCCTTCTTAAAATTTTGGTTCCCAAATTTTAAAAGGGAACCTTTTTTTGTTCTTTGTCTACTTTTTAACGCAATTTGTAAAAAATTGCTAAAAGTAGCAAAACCTAAAGAGAGTAACGAGTTACTCTTACCTTATAACTTACTTTTTAGTTTTATTTTTTGGAATGATTACAGTGTAATCTAAATCAAGTACTACATTTTTTAAGTACTTACCATCTTCATCTTTTGGATTACTTATCTCTTCAGATTTTTGATTTTTAACAGCTACTGTTCTTAATCTTAATAATCCAATATCATCTCTTTTATGATCAATTGTATCAATCACTTCAGTATAAGCATAAATTGTATCTCCTGCATATGTAGGATTACAGTGAGCTCCACTGTTTATTGCATACATCCATTGGGCATTTTGTAAGCCATTAAATGAGATTGCTCTTGCAATTGAGATAATAATCCCACCATACATCAATCTTTCACCCATAGGTGTAGATTTCATCATATGGTCATTGAAGTGTACTTTTGCATTGTTTTGATACAATTTTGTTGCTAAAGTATGATCACTGTTATCTATAGTAATACCTTCAGGGTGATTTAGTCTCTCACCTTTTTCATAATCTTCAAAAAAGTATTTACCACCTGTTGCATCTGTATCAACCATGTTTATTATTGGTATATTGATATTATCACTAATAGGTGTAGATTCTTTGAATGTTGGAATCTCTTTAATACCTGTTAATGTTGTTTTATCTTTTTTATGAACCATAACCCATCTTTTGAAGTTTAAAACTTCAGCTCCATTTTGGTTCAAACCAATAGAGTGTACATATACAACTCCACTTTTACCATTTGAGTTCTCTTTTAATCCAATAACTGTTGATGTCATAGAAACTGTGTCACCAACATATACTGGATTTGGAAAACTAATCTCTGCATATCCTAAGTTTGCAATAGCATTTAAAGATATATCTTGTACAGATTTACCAAATGTCAAATGAAACATTAATACATCATCAATTGGTCTTTTATCATAACCCATTTGTGTTGCTACTACATCTGAAGAGTGTAGGGCAAATCTAGAACCAGTGAAAGCGATGTATAAAGACACATCTCCTTCACTTATTGTTCTAGGAAGTGGGTGAATAATCTCTTGACCAATTGAAAAGTCTTCAAAAAAATTACCTATATTTATTTTTGACACTTTATTCTCCTTATTTACCAAATAGATTTTGACCTAAAGCTTTATATGTTTCATAAAGTGTAATCATCTTTTTTGCCCATTTGATTTTACATTCATCTACAAGCTTATCTTTGTAAAGAATTACCTCTTTACCTTCTTTTTCAGCTTTTTCATATTGTTCAATCATCTCTTCATACTCTAAAACCTCTGAGTGTTTTGGAGTAAAAATATCATTTATATATTCAACTTGTACTGGGTGAACTAAAGCTTTACCATCAAATCCAATATTAAAGGCATCTTTTGTTGAATCTTCACAAGCAAACTCATCGTGTACATCATAATGTGGTCCATCAATAACTGTTTTACCATAAGCTTTTGCAGATAGTGCAATTCTAGCTAGATAGTTAAACATAGCTTTTGAACCTCTTTTTATATCTATTTGAAGTCTATTTGCTAATTTATTTGAACCAACAACAATAACTTCAACTTTAGAACTAACTCTACAAATCTCTGGAGAGTTTAAAATAGCCAATGGAGTTTCAATCATAACCATCATAGTTAGGTTTGGATTTAATGCCATTAAAGCTTTTTCTGCTTCTAATACTTGCTCTGGAGTCTCTATTTGTGAAAATAAAATTGCATCAATTTCAAGTTCACTTGCTAGTTCCATATCTTTTTTGAAATCTTCACTTCCAAGAACATTAACTCTTAAAATTCTTTCAGACTCTCCAAATTTAGCACCATCTTCTTTATAAACTTCTCTTAATATATTTCTTCCAATCTCTCTTTGCTCTTGTAAAATTGCTTCCAAATCAAAAACAACACAATCTGCCAAAATAGATTTAGATTTTAATACATATTTCTTATTATAAGAAGGTACATACATCATAGATCTTCTAGCTTTATACTCTACAATCTCTTCACCTGTTTCTTTTGCATGATATTGTTCATGTAATTGTTTAACAAGTTGTTTTCTAAGAACCTTCCCATTTTTTGTTCTTGGGTAATCTTTCATTCCAAAGATTAGTTTTGGAGCTTTGTATTTTGCTAAATTGTTTTGAGAGTAAGCTAATACTTCCTCTTCTTGTTCTTTTGTTAACTCTTTGTGTCCAATAACTGCAATAGCTACTAAAGTTTTGTCTTTTCCAATCTCAAGTCCAAATGCAACACAATCAGCAACTGCTTCATGGGTTTTTACCACTCTTTCTATTTCATGAGGAGAAACTCTAAATCCAAAAGTATTGATGATGTCATCTTTTCTACCTATAAACCAGATATAACCATCTTTGTCTTTTTTAGCATAATCTCCTGTAAAAAAGTATCCATCATGCTTAGCTTTTGAAGTTTCCTCTTCAAGTTGCCAGTACTCAATAAATAATCCTGGGTCATCCATACCAATACAAATCATACCTTCCTCTTCAACTCCAACTTCTTCTAGAGTTTCAGGGTTAAGAAGTTTTACAATATGTCCAGGTTGAACAAATCCAGCACTTCCAGGTCTAATTGGATTGTTTACAGAGTGTGAAATATAGTAAGAACACTCACTCATACCAATAGCTTCAAAAATATCTTGTTTGAATCTATCTCTCCATAAACCAATCATCTCATCAGATAAGTGTTCACCAGCACTCATGCAGTATCTTAAACTTGGACAATCTTCAATTGTAAAATCAGTTTTTTGGATAATCTGTCTATAAATAGTAGGAACTCCAATAAAGATTGTACATTTGTGTTTTTTGATTAAATCAACCCAAGTTGATGCATCATTTGCACCTTCATAAGCAATTACAGTATGTCCATTAAATAATGGATCCATAAGTGCTGAACCTAATACATAAGTCCAGTTGAATTTACCTGAGTGCATGATTCTATCATTCTCTTTAAAATTAAACCAATACTCAGTAGCAGGTGTTCTTCCAACTAATGATCTATGTGAGTGTAAAACACCTTTTGGATAACCAGTTGTTCCTGAAGTATATACTAAATAAGCAGGCTCACCAGCTTTTGAATTATAATGGTTTGGTGTAGCATCTGTTTCTTCAAGAATTTCATTTAAAGAATATACATTCATACCCTTAGGTTTTTTTAACTCATCTACACTATCAATTGCTGCAACAATAATTGTTTTTAAATTATCAACATTTTCTAAATATGGAACTAAGTTCTCATACATAGAAGCTGATAATACAATTGCACTTGCTTGTGAATCTTCAGCTAAGTATTTAACTTCTGAACCACTTAATAGTGTAGAAGTTGGAACAGCTGTAACTCCAGCTTTAATACTTCCAAAAAATGAAATAGGGTAAGCAAGTGAGTTTTTTAAACAAACTAAAACTCTATCTCTAGGAACAATACCAATAGAAGTTAAAAAGTTACATAATTGGTCTGACTTTTTTGCTAACTCTTTATATGTAATCTCATCTGTACCAAGTTTATCATCTTCTATAATCATTGCTGTGTTGTTTTCTTTATCTGTTCCTACATGAGCAGATGTACAAGCAACACCAATGTTTAAAAATTCAGGTACTTCGATTTTTAAATTTGTAGTCATATTTAACTCCTATTATATTTGACCATAAGGCCAGTTTTCTTTAAATGTTTGAAGAGGCATTCTATTTAAAACAGAGATTGCAAACTCATAATCCTCTTTATTTAAACTATTAAGTGCATTTGCTCTTAATATGTTTTGTAGAGATTTACCAAACATTGGTGGATCTAACATCTCACCTTCGTATCTAATTGCACCACTTAATAATGCATCCGCTTCAATTGCAGCTTTTAAGATTGCAACATCTTTAGCAATTGCATTAGGACTTGGTGTGAAAGCAACTTTACAAACATTTATATGGTTTGGTGTAATTACTTGTTTACCTGTAAGTCCCATTGCAGTTTCTCTTTGTGCATGGGCATAAACATGTCTTGAAGCATCATCACCATGTAAATCTAACCATCTTCTAATATCTTTTTTCTCTACACATGAATCTGGTAATGAGTTTGGTGTTAAAAGAACTTCAACTCCACCAATTACCCCTTTACCTTTAACTCTTGCTTCCATAGTAAGCATGTTAAAGAAAGTTTCTAATTCATCTATCCAACCCTCTGGTGTAATTTTGTATGCCATAGCTTTTGAGAAGTCATGGATACCAAATACCACATGTTGAACTGTATTATATTGCATTAATTTATCTGCTATTTGTAAAGATTTTGGATGTTCAATAATTGGTTGAATTTGTAAATTACTACCTATTGAAACTAACCAAGAAGATAAATCTCTAATCTCAGCTGCTCCATAAACCTCTCCAGCTTTTGCTAAAACGATTGCATCAATATGTTTATGAATCTTTTTTAACATTTTTAAATCTTCTTCATACTCTGCTGTTCTAAATGGATTTATTCTAACAGCAATCTGGAAATCTCTTTCTGGGAATTTTGGTAATTCCTCAATTAAAAGTTTTCTAGACATCTCTTTCATTCTACATCCGTCTTCTAAGTCAAATAGGACTGTGTGAGCTTTAGTTTTATATGCATGTTTTTGTAATCTATATTTTGCTTGCTCCATAGTCTCATATGTTCCATCAAGTGGATTAAACTTGATTGGTGGATAATAGATTTGAATCCCTGGCCACTTTCCTCCAAGTACTGGACTTAAGTCATCCTTAGCTGTTAATTTTGATAAGTCAACAAAAGATGTAGTCATAATCTTTCCCTCTTTTCGCTCAAATTTTATTTTTATAATTCAGTTTTTAGCTTCTGATGACGAAATTAATCCATACTCAAAATATATTGAAACAAAAATTCTAATATTAATAAAAAAATTAAGTTAAAATTAATAACTATCTCTAGATACCATAAAATAGTACTTTTTTAAAGTGAGAATATGATAGTTTCACAATGTGAGAAAAATTATTTAAATAATCTTAGAATATAAAAAAAATATTTTGAAATTTGTGTCGTTTTTTTCAATTTTTTTCCATTTGGTAAATAAAAGTTTACAATTTTGTATGAATTAGATTTATTTAAATAATGTTAAAATTGTGTAAAATTTAGAAAAAGAGTATATTTTACGTGCAAGCAAATAAAAATAAATCCTTCTCAAAAGGTTTACAAGTATTAAAAGAGATAATGAGTAGCAACAAACCTCTAACTGCTAATGTATTATGTCAAAAATTAGAAATAGATAAAAGTACAATGTCTAGATTGGTAACTACTTTAATGAAAGAAGATTTTATAGAATATAAGGGCGATTCAAAAGAGATTGTATTAAGTGATATTCTTAGAAAAATAGTATATAAAGATGATAGAGAAAAGATTGTTGAAAAAACAAGTGCACTTTTAGATGAAATTTTTTACTTAACTGATGAAGCTTCATATTTAGGAATTTTAGATAACAATGCAACTTTATATTTAAATCAAATTGATAAATCAAACAGAGTTATAAAAACAAGAGATTCTATAGGTTTACATGCACCTTTACACTCAAATGCTTTTGGAAAAGTACTTATGGCTTTTTCCAATGATATTAATATCTCTTCTCTTAGTTTGACAAAATTTACTTCAAACACTATAACAAATATAGAAAAGTTAGAAAAACAATTAGAAGAGGTAAAAGAAAAAGGTTATGCAATTGGCGATGAAGAGCATGAATTTGGTTTAAAATCTGTTGCAGTTCCTTATTTCAACAAGCAAAATAAATTTATTGGAGCTGTTGGTATATCGGGTTTATCAGTTAGATTAGATGAAGAAAAACTTCACAAATACGGAAATGAAATGCTTAAAATATCAAAAGGGTATCATAAAGTATAAAGAAAGTCTTAAAGACTTCCTTTTTGATTAGCTAAATATTCATGAGCCATGTATGAACTTCTTGCATATGGAGTAGAGTGAACAAAATCAAATCCCATATCTAAAGCTATTTTTTTATATCTTTCAAATTGTTCAGGTTTTACAAACTCTTTTACTTTTTCATAATCACCTGAAGGTGCAAGATATTGACCAATACTTAAAAATTTACATCCAACTTCAAGTAAATCTTTAAATACTTGAACCATCTCTTCTTCTGTTTCGCCAAGTCCAACCATTAGTGCAGATTTTGTTTTTACTTTATCTCCACCTAACTCTTTTAGTTTTCTAAGAACTTCTAAACTTCTTTTATAGGTTGAGTTTCTTCTAATATGATATAAAGATGGAACTGTTTCCACATTGTGTCCAATAATAACTGCACCACTGTCTACAACTCTTTGTAAAGATTCCTCTTTTCCTTTAAAATCAGGAATTAAAATCTCAACTTGAGTTCCTGGAGATTTTTCTAAAATATTTTGTGTAACTCTATAAAATTGTTCAGCTCCGCCATCAGCTAAATCATCCCTAGCTGGACTTGTAATAACTACAAATCTAAGTCCTAGTTTTAATACTGAAGTAGTAACACCATCAATCTCTGCTAAATCTACTTCTGTTGGTTTCCCTGTATGAACATTACAATATGTACATCTTCTTGTACAGATATTTCCAAGTATTAAAAATGTTGCATTTCTTTTTGAGTAACACTCACTAATGTTTGGACATTTTGCTTCTTGGCAAATAGTATGCAATCCATGCTCACCTAATAAGTTTTCCATCTCTTTTTGTGCAGTTGGAACAAGTTTTTTTCTTAGCCATTCTGGTTTTTTGAAATTAACTGTTTTTTTTGTTTCATTTACTGCCATTGTCATATTTTTCCTTTAATAAGTTGTTTTTTAATTCCTCTTCCTCTTTTGTTAATTGTGTAAACTCTAATTCTACATCAAATGTATCTTCAAAAGATTGAGTTAATTTGTTTTGTACTGTTTCAAAATCAATATTTATTCCAATATCTTCAAGTGATATTCCAATCCTACTATCTATTGTGTTACCTTTTTTCACACTAGTAACAGGAATTGAACCATGTTGGAATATAGCTTTTTTTGTTCTTCTTTGTGCATTTCCACCAATTTTTTGGCCATTTACTAAGATATCATATGCTTCAAATCCAACTTGACAATACTCACTTTTAGATAGTTGTATATTCAAGTTATCTTTGGCATAACACACTTCTAAACCTAGTTTTTTATAAAAATCAAGAATAAATAAACATATTTTTTCATAAGATTCTTTTATATTAAAGCCCTTTAAAAGGTTTACAGGAAGAACCAAAGAATATGATACATCATGACCATGAAATAGTATACCACCACCTGTTATTCTTTTTGCAATATTATTAAAATCATAATTCTCAACTTTCTGTGAAATACCTATAGTTACGCTATTTTTATCCCAAGTGTAAAGTCGGAGTATTGGTAAATCATTATCTTTTAAAGATAATAATAAAGCTTCATCTGTTGCCATATTTTTTGCAGATGAACTTTTTTCTGATATAATTACTCTAAATTTAGTGTGTTCATTAATCAATGCTTTGTACCTTATAATTATAAAAAAATCTTATTCGTATGAAGTGTATCATATAAATAAAATAACTGAATTTTGTCACTATTTTTTCATTATAATTTCATTTTTATAGAATAAAACTTATAAAAAAGGCGTAATTTTAAAACTAAAAAAAAATTAAGTTAAAGAAAGTATCATATGTTCATAATTCGATAAAATGGTATCTAAAGATACATAATTTTTACATAATGAACATATGTTCACTCATTATGTTAAAAATAAGATGCGAATTTTATTAAAATCTTTTATAAGGAATTGTGAATGTCAGAATTAAACTTAAACGACATCGACCCACAGGAAACGCAGGAGTGGCTTGATGCTTTAGAGGCAGTTATTAAAGAGGAAGGGAGCGAGAGAGCTCATTTCTTATTAGATCAACTAATTGATAATGCTAGAAGAAATGGAGCAGATATACCACATAGTGCAAATACTTCATATCTTAATACTATCCCTGTTGACCAAGAACCAAAAATGCCAGGTGATAGAGATCTTGAGCGAAAAATCAGATCTATTATCAGATGGAATGCACAAGCAATGGTTTTAAGAGCTTCTAAAAAGAATTTAGAACTTGGAGGACATATTGCATCTTTCCAATCTTCTGCTACTTTATATGATGTTGCATTTAACCACTTTTTTAAAGCACCAAATGAAAAAGATGGTGGAGACTTAGTGTTTTATCAAGGACATATATCTCCAGGTATATATGCAAGATCTTTTGTAGAGGGAAGATTTACAGAAGAACAAATGGATAATTTTAGACAAGAAGCATTTGCTGATGGTTTATCTTCATATCCACACCCAAAACTTATGCCTAATTATTGGCAATTCCCAACTGTATCTATGGGTCTTGGACCAATACAAGCTATTTATCAAGCAAGATTTTTAAAATACTTAACTGATAGAGGAATTAAAGATTGTAGTGAGCAAAAAGTATATTGTTATATGGGAGATGGTGAGTGTGATGAGCCAGAATCTCTTGGAGCAATTGGGCTTGCAGGTAGAGAAGGTTTAGATAACTTAGTATTTGTTATTAACTGTAACTTACAGAGACTTGATGGTCCGGTAAGAGGTAATGGTAAAATTATTCAAGAACTTGAAGGACAATTCAGAGGTGCTGGATGGGAAGTTATCAAAGTTATCTGGGGTAGACACTGGGATGCCTTACTTGATAAAGATAAATCTGGTAAGTTAAAAGAACTTATGGATGAAACTGTTGATGGTGAATATCAAAACTTTAAACAAAAAGGTGGAGCTTACACGAGAGAGCACTTCTTTAACAAACATCCTGAAACTGCAAAACTTGTAGAAAATATGAGTGATGATGAGATTTGGAGATTAAATAGAGGTGGACACGATCCTATTAAAGTTTATGCTGCATATAAAAAAGCAAATGAAACTAAAGGTAAACCATCTGTAATCCTAGCTAAAACTGTAAAAGGTTATGGTATGGGTGAAGCTGCTGAGGGTAAAAATATTGCTCATGGTGTTAAAAAAGTTGATACTACAGTATTAAGACAATTTAGAGATAGATTTGACATTCCTATTTCTGATGAAGATGTTGAAAACTTAAAATACTACAGACCAGCTGATGATTCTGCTGAAATGAAATATATGAAAGAAAGAAGAGCTGAGCTTGGTGGTGTTGTTCCTCAAAGAAGAGAACAATTCTCAACTGCTTTAGAGATTCCTGCTTTAGACAAATTTGATGCTGTATTACAAGGAAGTGGTGATAGAGAAATCTCTACAACTATGGCATTTGTAAGAGTATTAAATATTCTTGTAAAAGATAAAAAAATTGGAAAAAGTATCGTTCCAATCGTACCTGATGAAGCTAGAACATTTGGTATGGAAGGTATGTTTAGACAACTTGGTATCTACTCTTCAGAAGGACAAAAATATATCCCTCAAGATAAAGATCAAGTTGCATACTATAAAGAGGATAAAAAAGGACAAGTGCTTCAAGAGGGTATTAATGAGTTAGGTGCAATGGGTTCTTGGGTAGCAGCGGCTACTTCTTACTCAATCAATGATTGTCCAATGATTCCATTTTATGTATTCTATTCTATGTTTGGATTCCAAAGAACTGGTGATATCTGCTGGGCAGCAGGTGACCAAATGGCTAGAGGTTTCCTAGTTGGTGGTACTTCAGGTAGAACTACTCTTAACGGAGAAGGTTTACAACACGAAGATGGGCACTCTCATGTTATTGCAAATACAATTCCAAATTGTGTTACTTATGACCCAACTTATGGTTATGAAGTTGCTGTTATTGTACAAAATGGTATTGAAAGAATGTATGGTGAAAAGCAAGAGAATGTATTCTATTACTTAACTACATTAAACGAAAACTATAAACAACCAGCTATGCCAGAGGGTGCTGTTGAAGGTATCTTAAAAGGTATTTATAAATTAAAAGATGTAGAAGCTAAAAACAACTATAAAGTTAAACTACTTGGTTCAGGTTCTATTTTAG is a window of Halarcobacter sp. DNA encoding:
- the lipA gene encoding lipoyl synthase, with translation MTMAVNETKKTVNFKKPEWLRKKLVPTAQKEMENLLGEHGLHTICQEAKCPNISECYSKRNATFLILGNICTRRCTYCNVHTGKPTEVDLAEIDGVTTSVLKLGLRFVVITSPARDDLADGGAEQFYRVTQNILEKSPGTQVEILIPDFKGKEESLQRVVDSGAVIIGHNVETVPSLYHIRRNSTYKRSLEVLRKLKELGGDKVKTKSALMVGLGETEEEMVQVFKDLLEVGCKFLSIGQYLAPSGDYEKVKEFVKPEQFERYKKIALDMGFDFVHSTPYARSSYMAHEYLANQKGSL
- a CDS encoding MaoC family dehydratase — translated: MSKINIGNFFEDFSIGQEIIHPLPRTISEGDVSLYIAFTGSRFALHSSDVVATQMGYDKRPIDDVLMFHLTFGKSVQDISLNAIANLGYAEISFPNPVYVGDTVSMTSTVIGLKENSNGKSGVVYVHSIGLNQNGAEVLNFKRWVMVHKKDKTTLTGIKEIPTFKESTPISDNINIPIINMVDTDATGGKYFFEDYEKGERLNHPEGITIDNSDHTLATKLYQNNAKVHFNDHMMKSTPMGERLMYGGIIISIARAISFNGLQNAQWMYAINSGAHCNPTYAGDTIYAYTEVIDTIDHKRDDIGLLRLRTVAVKNQKSEEISNPKDEDGKYLKNVVLDLDYTVIIPKNKTKK
- a CDS encoding aldolase/citrate lyase family protein, whose protein sequence is MTTNLKIEVPEFLNIGVACTSAHVGTDKENNTAMIIEDDKLGTDEITYKELAKKSDQLCNFLTSIGIVPRDRVLVCLKNSLAYPISFFGSIKAGVTAVPTSTLLSGSEVKYLAEDSQASAIVLSASMYENLVPYLENVDNLKTIIVAAIDSVDELKKPKGMNVYSLNEILEETDATPNHYNSKAGEPAYLVYTSGTTGYPKGVLHSHRSLVGRTPATEYWFNFKENDRIMHSGKFNWTYVLGSALMDPLFNGHTVIAYEGANDASTWVDLIKKHKCTIFIGVPTIYRQIIQKTDFTIEDCPSLRYCMSAGEHLSDEMIGLWRDRFKQDIFEAIGMSECSYYISHSVNNPIRPGSAGFVQPGHIVKLLNPETLEEVGVEEEGMICIGMDDPGLFIEYWQLEEETSKAKHDGYFFTGDYAKKDKDGYIWFIGRKDDIINTFGFRVSPHEIERVVKTHEAVADCVAFGLEIGKDKTLVAIAVIGHKELTKEQEEEVLAYSQNNLAKYKAPKLIFGMKDYPRTKNGKVLRKQLVKQLHEQYHAKETGEEIVEYKARRSMMYVPSYNKKYVLKSKSILADCVVFDLEAILQEQREIGRNILREVYKEDGAKFGESERILRVNVLGSEDFKKDMELASELEIDAILFSQIETPEQVLEAEKALMALNPNLTMMVMIETPLAILNSPEICRVSSKVEVIVVGSNKLANRLQIDIKRGSKAMFNYLARIALSAKAYGKTVIDGPHYDVHDEFACEDSTKDAFNIGFDGKALVHPVQVEYINDIFTPKHSEVLEYEEMIEQYEKAEKEGKEVILYKDKLVDECKIKWAKKMITLYETYKALGQNLFGK
- a CDS encoding aldolase/citrate lyase family protein, whose product is MTTSFVDLSKLTAKDDLSPVLGGKWPGIQIYYPPIKFNPLDGTYETMEQAKYRLQKHAYKTKAHTVLFDLEDGCRMKEMSRKLLIEELPKFPERDFQIAVRINPFRTAEYEEDLKMLKKIHKHIDAIVLAKAGEVYGAAEIRDLSSWLVSIGSNLQIQPIIEHPKSLQIADKLMQYNTVQHVVFGIHDFSKAMAYKITPEGWIDELETFFNMLTMEARVKGKGVIGGVEVLLTPNSLPDSCVEKKDIRRWLDLHGDDASRHVYAHAQRETAMGLTGKQVITPNHINVCKVAFTPSPNAIAKDVAILKAAIEADALLSGAIRYEGEMLDPPMFGKSLQNILRANALNSLNKEDYEFAISVLNRMPLQTFKENWPYGQI
- a CDS encoding aldolase/citrate lyase family protein — encoded protein: MTHPNEALFESGKSLPIIPTCEHFAGSEKLIKKGFDMQRKLGPVFDITCDCEDGAETGKEVEHAEMIVRVVNSEDNPYGMAGTRIHDFSHPDWKQDVDILVPGAGEKLAYITLPKSTSYEDVKTQIEYIQEVAKKAGISREIPIHILIETHGALQDVEKIATLPWLQVLDFGLMDFVSGYQGAIPAINMRSPGQFEHRLIGAAKAKVCQAAIQNHVIPCHNVTLDLKNPYQTYKDAERARNEFGFMRMWSIYPTQVQAIVDAMKPDFTELEAAQNILLAAQDAEWGPIQYDGELHDRATYRYFWELVQRGKFSGAKLLDETEKRFFS
- a CDS encoding biotin/lipoate A/B protein ligase family protein, yielding MINEHTKFRVIISEKSSSAKNMATDEALLLSLKDNDLPILRLYTWDKNSVTIGISQKVENYDFNNIAKRITGGGILFHGHDVSYSLVLPVNLLKGFNIKESYEKICLFILDFYKKLGLEVCYAKDNLNIQLSKSEYCQVGFEAYDILVNGQKIGGNAQRRTKKAIFQHGSIPVTSVKKGNTIDSRIGISLEDIGINIDFETVQNKLTQSFEDTFDVELEFTQLTKEEEELKNNLLKEKYDNGSK
- a CDS encoding DUF5718 family protein → MEKYNIKTDELKDYLGFGVAGNFAGHLGEAGEADEFSVIQTKEQNAPKGLFPFYIPEDESHLGNLPYSTDKINYNNLEKLQVEAEVALLCDFVYDDGKLIDLIPKYFGAFNDCSSRVQDGRKLSTKKNWGKNSKGISPDFIKIDDFTEKGILNKYHIASFIRRDGVLKNYGTISAVKSYSYFFEQLKNWMIDQFNNQPEMGPLEGLPQYLEKLNNYKGLLIAAGATAYADFGKHNFLKQGDEIFVYVYDAHFHSFEDIKKDMSGIDIHLSRCSKLHQTVE
- a CDS encoding IclR family transcriptional regulator, whose protein sequence is MQANKNKSFSKGLQVLKEIMSSNKPLTANVLCQKLEIDKSTMSRLVTTLMKEDFIEYKGDSKEIVLSDILRKIVYKDDREKIVEKTSALLDEIFYLTDEASYLGILDNNATLYLNQIDKSNRVIKTRDSIGLHAPLHSNAFGKVLMAFSNDINISSLSLTKFTSNTITNIEKLEKQLEEVKEKGYAIGDEEHEFGLKSVAVPYFNKQNKFIGAVGISGLSVRLDEEKLHKYGNEMLKISKGYHKV